The Hippopotamus amphibius kiboko isolate mHipAmp2 chromosome 3, mHipAmp2.hap2, whole genome shotgun sequence genomic interval AGATATGGTAAATAAAGCAGCTTCTCATTAAGAGTGGGCTCTACTAATTTAATGAACTTCATTATTCTTGTTAAAGACATCGGACTATTGTTGTCACTCTTGGTCTTAAAATACTTTTACATCTTAATATGTAACTTTTCTAGTTAATCCCTGTCTGTTGTAATACTAACATCAAACAAAGTATATTCGGAGGGTTTTCAGATAGTTTGAAAGTTCGCGATTTTTGAATGTCAGATACTAGCTCCCAAACTCCACTCCTGTCCCTTGAACATGGATCTGGTATTTTTCTCAGCTTGTAGCGAGGGGTTTAATTTTCACTTCCTCCCAGCGGCTCTCAACGCTCCCGGGAGGTGGGGCGCCTGGCATCCGTGTGTGGTTTTGGGGTAGTAACCTCTCCCCGGGCGGCCGCCCGCCTCCACCCACTGCGGCGGCCGTGACATCACGGGCGATTCCCGGGTCCCCGCCCGGCCTATAAAGCTGCAGGTGCGCGGCGCGCCTCCGGAATGTTCGCACACCTTGCCTCGGCGCCGGAGCGGAACCCAGGGATTCCCAGGCGAGCTCCAGGAGCTCCCTCCAGCACCAGAGCCCTACCGGGCCTGCGGGCACGGCCGCACGGCCCCCCGCCGACCCCCCCTCtctgccaccacctcctcctcccgccCGCAGCTCCGGTCCGAGTTGCCCCAGAGACCGCGGCGCCGCCGCTCGGAGGGACCAATGAGAGCCCCGCTGCTGCCGCCGGCGCCTGTGGTGCTGTCGCTCCTGATCTTCGGCTCAGGTGAGGACATCCCGGCTTTGAGCTGACGGGCACTTCTCCCACTGCCGGCAAAACGGTCGCCTCTTGAATTTTGCGGCTGCTTCTCCAAAAATCTGCCCCTCAGCGCCCCCGGCTCTGTCCCGTGGGAAGTGATCGAGGTACATCCCTCCCTGTGGTTACTccctgggaagaagagaaaagcgGGCGGGTGTCTTAGATGTTCCAAGCCAGCAAGAGGTGCCTGAGAATCTTTGTACTCTTTAGTCCAGCTGAAGGGAGAACTCAGAGATCCTGTGATCCAAACCCTTCGTTTTACGGATAAGAAACCGAGGTCCAGAGAGTTAAGGTGATTTTCGCAGATCTTGGAGTAGAGTGGTTAAGTCCCAGACTGAGGAGTGCTACTACCTGCCTAAATTCTCCATCAccttttgtcaaatgattttgtttttacttttctagaGGGCCTCGCATCATCCCAGGGATAAGTTAAAAGCACCACCCTGAGGCTCTTTTATTGAGACCTAAAAGATAAAGCCGGGGCTGAAAACTCTGGCCCCCAAATCTTAATAGTCCCTAGTTTCTTCTCTATGTGAGAACGATAATAAGACACAATAGCAATAAGAATAGTTGTTaactattttttacattttatatgcaTACTCTTAAAATATGAACATGTGTTAAGAAAATCTGGTATTTATCTCCAGAACCTGTTTATTAAAATGAGACAGGTAACATTCTAGCAAATACAGATGCATTTGGTATGTGAAGTTATGGCAATATTTAGATATTACCTTTTAAGTATATTACATTAATATGTCTAtttggcagtattttttttttttttttttgatgtggaaatTAATGTAGGCTATCTGTGGAAAAGAAAACCTTAATGAAAGAAGCTCTGTAATTGGAACAGCTGAGTTTGCTTGTTGGCCAAATGTGAAGTTGCTTTCATAGGTGACTCAATCATAAACAATAGCACATGTGCAATAACTGCTTTGAAGATAAACATTTTCCTGAATGCAACTGACTGGTGGGAAAAGGCATCtgctttactttttgttttcttcccttgttcTTGCTCCCACAGCCCATTATACTGCTGGATTAGATGCCGTCAATGACACCTACTCAGGGAAAGGGGAAACGTTTTCTGGGGACTACAGTGCTGATGGACTTGAGGTGACCTCAAGAAGTGAGATGTCCTTGCAGAGTGAGATTTCCCCTGCAAGTGAAATGCCTTCTAGTAGTGAACTGTCCTCAGGGATCGACTATGACTATGCAGAAGATTATGATAACGAACTGCAAATATCTGCCTATGTTGTAGATGATTCAGTCAGAGGTGAGTAGAGGATAAGATGACAGTGTAGCCTATAAGATGTGTGGTGTGTATGAGCAAAGCTGCTTCAAAAGAAAAGCCACTCCCCAGATCTTGCAGTGGCTTTTTTGCGTGTTCTGACTGTTGTACAACCCGCTAGGTAAGCTAGTGACTGAGATGGAAAGAGCTATTTGTGGGCACATCCTATGTGTCTGGAACTCTAACAAACGTTTTATGTTTAGTAAGTCTAAacttcacaacaactctatgaagtaGGAATTGTTGTTTTCCAGATGTGGTAACTGGAGCTCAAGAAAGTTAAGCATTCCATTCCACTGCCAGAATGAGAAATTCATCTGTTTGATTCCAGATACTCTGCCActctccttcaccccccactaTCTGAGAAACAGATTTAGACATCAACCAGTCCTGTATACTTTGAATGTCAGCTTTTATAGCCACTCCCCACCACCACTTTTCTCTAAATAACTGCATTTTGACACAAATAAGGGAACAGAAAGAAGTAATGGGAGAGGAGCAATTGGATCTTAGCCTTTGTGTATTAGATGTTGAGAAattggtaataataatagtaataccaGCTTATGGAAATATTAAAGAAGGACAGATATGCATGGATTTTGTATTGCTAATATCACTATTTAACCTAAATCCCATTTGTCAGTTAAATAATAGTGAccaaaattttcttctcttttgctgttatctgatcttttaaaaagagtatttgATTAAAATGAGGGTACCAAAGTAAGAGGTCAGTATTGTTCATTACCCTCATATTACTTTGGAGTTTGAGGGCAGATTATCAATAAATCAAATGTAAATATCCTAGACGCATCCACTGTGAAGGCAGGACTTAAGGCTCCTTCTTTCCTGACCATAGTTTCCCAGACACCTCCCCCTCTGTCTAGCTCCCAGAATTGGTGAAGGAAGAGCAGGTGGTACCATGAGAACAGTGACTAGGCTAAGTGGCAGGTGAAGAAAGATTTATGGAACACTCCACTTTCCTCTTTTGCTTCACAATGCGTGATTTTGCATAACGTGGGGGAGGGGTCCATCGATAAttcttattttggggggggtgagCTTAGACCACTAAAACTCTAGAAACTATTCTCTTAAAGATGTTTCAAGCTAACATAAGGCCAGATGAATTGTTGGTGATGAAACTGGTTAGTGCTTAAAATTGCAATGCATGTAAAATAGAGTGAAAATTGATCCATGGGGTTAATGTCTATTGTAGAACTTCAGTATAGTGACTGTTTATCTCTGTCTAAAATTtgtgatatatctgataaggtaccataatattgatttaaaatgtttctgttaGAGACATGGTTCTAATCTGTGGTACTCTTTTATCATCAGAGGAAAGTTTCAGTATAAAAACTGCATAGCCACCTATTAAACATTGCTCCTAATTTGACTATTGTTAATGTTAATGTGGTAACTGCTAAAATAGTCATAATATTTATTTGTCGTTACCTTAATCATATGGTTCTTTGATACCCTTCCCTATGTTTCTAGAACTTTGTATTTCATGGGTCCTTCAGGACCATTATGACTAATTTTGTAATGACATTataatattttcctctttccgCTGGGCCCCTGCTCAGATAAACCTTTTCAGGGATTAGTGTAACAAAATGCATAGCTCTAGCATGGAAACTCCTCCTGCCTATACTTAGTGTGTGAGTAAACTATACCCTGCTTAACTGTAACACTGAACAAAGGTTTCTGTGAATCTGAAGAGTTAAAATGAATCTATGAAGCATCCAGTATATTGCTGGACTCCTATTTTTCAAATAGACTGATCACAGAAATGAGCACCCAGAAGGTGTCAATTAAGTATAATATGTTGTAATCTGGGAGTTGGAGAAAATTGATCAACTCTAAGGTGTAATTCTCAGCTTTCTTTACCTCAAGGAATACACACTAATTCCCAGTCATGATAGTGAGCACAAGACCGATGTGAGTAAAGAAAATCAGTGGCTGTACTCAGATCCCGCTGTAATTAATGGAACTGAACTTTTCCAAGAGAAAACATCATGCAGTAGGGAAATAATAGGCTTTAACATCCCAGCACTGCCATTTTCTAGCTACGTGTCCTAGTGCAATTTACTTGTCTTACtcaacttcatttttctctgctgTATCATCTGGATAGTAATGATACATTCAACTGTGATTTGTGTTTAATTAAATTAATGCTCATTACCAAGAACTTGGTATGtattagaagtgaaaaaaaagtttaaaatatttcatggatTTTCTTGGACAAGTAACTCCTATTATTCCCACTATCAATAATAGtaatactgatataaataaattcaaaatatcttTCTAAGCTAATAAGTTAACAAAGGGGTTCAGATTTTTAAGTGCCACACAATACAAATATTCTCTTTGTTCAATTATTGTGCATGAGTTGTGTTAAATAATGAGACAAAGATGGCTGTTATCCCTGTGCGCACTCACTGCTAGGACTTCTCTCTCTCATGTCTCCAAAATGGTATTCCAGATGAAGAGTGACTGTTgtcaataaatcttttttttttccagttgaacAAGTAGTTAAgcctaagaaaaacaaaactgaaggtgAAAAGACTTCAGATAaacccaaaagaaagaaaaagggaggcaaaaatggaaaaaatagaagaaacagaaagaaaaaaaatccatgtgataCAGAATTCCAAAATTTCTGCATTCACGGAGAATGCAAATTTATAGAGCACATGGAAACAGTATCGTGCCAGTAAGTCTTCCTAAATTATATAgaattctgtatttctaacaCTGTGTCTGAAACCCCTAGCTGCAGAAaaccatttatttgttttcaatgtataaacctggggttggcaaactttttcttaaagaaccagATAGCAACCATATTGGGCTTTGTGGGTCAAGATTAAGTATGCACTGgtataatcaattaaaaaaaataaccatttaaaaatgtgaaaaagcatTCTTGGCTTGCATGCTGTAAAAGACCTGGCAGATGGCCAGATTTAACCTATGGGTGATAGTTTGCTAAACTCTGGTAGAAACCATCATTTTACAATACGTATTTTACAAAACCTCTTgataaaaaggaaactaaaggTAGTTTTCACATAATGTTGTTctaactcccctcccccccaaaaagctGCTAGCACATTAAATGATAGTGGAATGTATTCGCTTCATAACAAGTCACTGAACTCATTGGTTGGTCATACAAGGAGCATAATGAATGAAAATGTGTGTCTTCTTGGAACATCACGCCCAAACTCATCTCAACTTTTTCTTATGCTAATAGATCTTTGGCTCGAATGCATTCTATGTCTCatcattttgaaatacaaataaatgtatggcatgacttttttaaatgttagaattaGTGGTTGTTCATGATGTGAACAGTACACATAAAAACATATTggaatttttttcagtgattataatttttaaatatgggtTGTTTGTAGATGTCATCAGGATTACTTTGGTGAACGATGTGGGGAAAAGTCCATGAAGATTCACAGCACGGTCGACAGCAATTTATCAAAAATTGCTCTAGCAGCTATAGCTGCTTTTGTCGTCGCCGTGACCTTCACAGCTATTGCTGTTGTTATTACAATCCTGTAAGTAAGACATACCTTAAAAGTCCCTAATAAGATAATGccaggttaatttttttctgtttgtcacaATGGGGTTTCATATTTCAGGTGAGTTATTCTGTTGGTGGCACATGATCTTGGGTTATACCTTTACACTGTATTGACAATTCCCAGAATGTGGTCAAATGTATGCCACTTTGGCCGCCATTGAAACTTTTTATATGAAGCCCTTTTCTTGAACTTAAAAACTGATGGTTTTGTTTCATATTATATGTCTACTCATGCCTACTTCCAAGTCTCAGAATGTTGGTATCTTCTATGACTATATTAATCTTAAGCAAGCCTCCCAGTAGCTAATTAAGGCCCGGTTCATAGCAGGCTGTCAGAGATATTGCTTTGGTACTAAAAAATCACAAAGAGCTTCAAACCAGGAGCCAAGAAAAGATGTCATTTGCTCTTATTAGAATGCAAAATTCTGAGTTGGGAATTTTATAGCACGGTACTGACTGACTTAGAGCTTATTTTGTTATTGTCAAATGCAAGATGGGAactcaattattaaaaaaaaatttcctccttATGGCATGGTGTAGGAAGCAGGGACAATTCTATTACTGTTTCATTGCTGCAGTATCTTCCCTGTGCTCATAATAACAGACCACATACTTCATTGCATGACCAATAAATGTTAGAACTAGATGTCCTAGATAGTAGACACTGGTGGGTATGTAAAAATGGCATTGTCTGTCAAACAAAAGTCAGTGAATTAAGGAAGTTGGGGGAGGGTGTGAATGGCTCTATAATGACTCATGTGCTACTAGAGCTTGGGAAAAGCAAGACTCATTATTCTAATTTTAACTCTTGGTAAATTACTGTAACAACTGGATTGTGTACATGATCTACTACTCCTGCCATTCAGGAAGTAAGGGGTTATCTTCTGCTAttgtttactattattttaaactCAGATCAGATAATGATAACATGACACATAAAATACTTTTATGATGCATGTAAAGTTTTATGTGTGGTTTAAATTTGTTTTGCACACCCTAGAAATTATTTCAGTCTGTTAGTACCTCAAGTCAGATATGCAAATGTATTTAGGAAAGATACCCTCAGATAAACCATTACTATTTCACATAGAAGGATAGGAAAAGAAATTGCCACTTAGGGAAGATGTtttgaaagaattatttaaaCTCGTAATTATTCAagttgaaatatttaataatcctTTGGAAAAGTATGGAAAAACTTTGTCATGTTGTCCTTTTCTCTAGTATTTTCCCTGTATTTGAAACACATAGCAAATACTAGCCTAAGACATAGTTGCTGCTTTTTCATAAttgaacttgatttttttcccaaacatcACAACAAAAGTTCTTAAGATTTTAATAACACTTAGTAGATAAACACctattaaaaatagagttgcttgTACAACACTAAGACATTTCAGACCATTGAGTTTTTTGGTAGTAAGTGGCAATAAATAAAACTAGGAGTATTtactatatttagaaataaataaaactcaattTGTTTTgtaagcctgtttttttttttaaaaataggtattcAAATTAGTTTGTGCAGCATACAGCCTTTCTGTGGTAAAACTGTACTATCTTCTTCTCCCAGTTGTGCATGGCAATTGTGctaagtttgggggtggggggcagaataTGGATGTGTTTCATGCCTCTGAAAGTTTGCATCTCAAGGCACATTTACTTAAATATCAGTACTTTGGAAATATGTTTATGTAAAGCTAACATAAAGATCCCCTTAAAAAGAACATTGGTGATACTTTTTAGCTGGGTTTAGGTTTTGGTTTGGTGGAGTGGTCCATAAGTTTGTAACGGTCTATAAGGACTTATAAAAGGAATTCCCTATACTCATGAAACCCCAGTCTATATATAGATGGATAGAACTTTGATAACAGTTGAATATCTTGTTCTCTGAAGGGTTCGAAAACGATACTTCAGGGAATGTGAAGGTGCAGCTGAAGAACGAAAGAAACTTcgacaagaaaatggaaatgcacATGCCATGGCATAACTGAAGAGAATATTGCAGGTTTGAGTTTTAAAAGATATCTTTAAATAATAtcctacaatttaaaaaatatatatccgttatctgaagaaaaatgagaaaagcaagtttTATTAATTATACACTATCAACATTGGCTACATTAAAGTGTTATTCTTTGAGCACGAGATGGGAGTTCAGTATTGAGAATGGACTATGTTTTTACTAGTATAAGGGATATAAAGATGAGGGAGACACAAATTCTGTTCTCAAACGTAGTGTTTAGTAGACAGAAAAAAGTGTAAGGAGTGAGAATACTAGGGGAAGTAAAATATGTCATAAGAAAGGAACCAATGGAATAAGGAGTTTCCAATGAAGGAGAAACAGAATCCAGTGGGATACATTTAGGGAGCAGGAAAGGATGTGCATAGAGGATGGCATTGGAAGTGAGCCTCGAAGGACTGGTGAAATGGGGACAAATGATTataaagggaaaggaagataCATAGTGTGAAATGGGCTagattattttagaaatgtttgagAAATGGTCTAATTCACAGGGTGTTGGGGAAGATAAGGTTGAACTGATAGGCTGAGCTCGCCTGGTGGAGAGCCAGCGTCTGGGAGCTTGCACTACAGATGGGAGGAAGTGGAGATGGCAGTTGGCATGCCCttatacagaaaagaaacaggacaGGAGAAGGGGTTCAACTTTGAGAGGCAGCTTGGTTAGAGTATatattgtaattcttttttttaattatttttttgggggtacaccaagttcaatcatctgtttttatacacatattcccgtattccctcccttccttgactctccccacctcgagtcccccccaccctccccgccccagtcctctaaggcatcttccatcctagagttggactccctttgttatacgacaacttcccactgactatctattttacagttggtagtatatatatgtctgtgctactctctcgctttgtctcagttttagGAAATTTCTTTGTAAAGAGGGAGAGCTGAGCATGTTGTAAGGAAAAGGTATGGAGAGGGATATCATATTGATAACTAAAGTGAAGAGCTAACTCAAACTTc includes:
- the AREG gene encoding amphiregulin; translation: MRAPLLPPAPVVLSLLIFGSAHYTAGLDAVNDTYSGKGETFSGDYSADGLEVTSRSEMSLQSEISPASEMPSSSELSSGIDYDYAEDYDNELQISAYVVDDSVRVEQVVKPKKNKTEGEKTSDKPKRKKKGGKNGKNRRNRKKKNPCDTEFQNFCIHGECKFIEHMETVSCQCHQDYFGERCGEKSMKIHSTVDSNLSKIALAAIAAFVVAVTFTAIAVVITILVRKRYFRECEGAAEERKKLRQENGNAHAMA